The following is a genomic window from Mesotoga sp. Brook.08.105.5.1.
TGAGCAAAACTGAGTTCGATCTTCTGGCTGTCTTGCTGTCAAATGCCGGAATTGTCATGTCGAAAGATAGATTGCTTGAAAAGGTCTGGGGAAGCGAGGACTGGGGTAATCCAAACGTTGTTGAAGTTTATATCAATTACCTTCGCAAGAAATTGGGAAAGAGCGGCGGAATAATCAAGACGGTAAGGGGATCTGGCTACGTTGTCAGATAAGCAGAAGCTTTCGACTGCGACGCAGGTAGCCATCTACTCGGTAGTACTTGTTGTCTTCATACTATGTGTCTCCGCCCTGTTCGTGTACGGAGTTTCGGAAAATGTTTTCATACGCAATTACTCTGCAGAGATGCGGAGGATCTTCATGGATTCTCCTATGGGTAAGGGTTACAGATTTGGGATGGGCAGAATGTCAATCGGCAGAGGAACTACTGAATTCTATGTAAGAGTCGACAACACTGTGGTCCAGAATCCTACAGAGCTAGCTTCTGTGCCGGATGTAGATGGATACGTCCGTACAAGATTGGAGGGAAGCTCTTATCTTCTTTACGGTTTTTGGAACGGCGATGAGAAGGTTATCCTAGGCGCGAGAATGGATGACCTGGATTTCTTCCTCGAGAGTCTGTCGACTACTCTTCTTCTATCGCTGTTCGTTGGAATAGTACTTTCGGTAATTGGCGGATTCCTTCTTGGAAGTAGAGTTTCCAAACCGCTTAAGGAAACCTCGCGCCTGCTGAAAGAGATAACTCTGGACGACCTTTCAAGGAGGCTCGAGAGTGATCCAAAAACCTCCGAACTCGCCGAAATGAAAGAGGATCTCAACAGAGCCTTAGACAGAATTCAGGACGGATACAGCAGGCAGGAACAGTTTTCCTCAGACATCGCACATGAAATTCGTTCTCCTCTCACCGCTATCCTCGGCTTCTCGAGACTGATTCAGCGCTGGGGATCTCAAGATCCCGAAGTTGTAAAAGAAGCTGCTGACAGTATTTACGATACTGCCGCCAAAATGATGACTATCACCGAGTCCTTGCTATTCCTCTCGCGACCCAGCATGGAAATCCAGGTAACGAGTTTCAATCTACGGGAGCTTATACATGAACTCATACTGGGAACTCCTTCATTCCAATCGGTCGAACTCAAGGTTGATGTTCCGAACATTGAAGTCGAAACGGACAAAGTCCTCCTTAAGATTGTTCTTAAAGTGCTCGTGGAGAATGCAGTGAAGTTCGGCGGCGATCACCCAATAGAGATCACATTCTCAGATGGTGCACTTAATGTTAGAGACTATGGAAAAGGGATAAATGAAGACGAATTAGACAAGGTGTTTGACAGGTTCTACAGAAGCGACACTTCAAGAGGTGGGGAAGGTCACGGGCTAGGTCTTTCGATTGCCAGCAAGATATGCAAAGTTCTAAGGCTCTCAATCAATGCAGAGAACTGTAAAGATGGAGGGGCAGTGTTCAGAGTGGAGGGGTTGAGATGAAGCTCATTATGTCAGCTATAGAACTCGTGATAATGTGGATCGTAATCCCCATTCTTCTTTTCGGCGGAGCGCCTTTTTCTTCACCAGTAGCGATTACCGTTATCGCATCAGTAATTATCGCAGGATCACTTCTTTTGTCCGTGTACTCTGCGCTGGTCGTCTTTTACTGGTCTGGAAGACTTCCAACCACTTCTTTTGGACCGGAAACTACAGTTCAGAGTGGTCCTTATAGATTTGTTCGCCATCCGTTTAACGCAGGTTTCATTCTCTTCCTTTTCGGCATGGGATTCCTCTGTGGCGATTACTGGAGAGTGCTATATGTCTCCGTAATCGGTGCATTGGCCGTTATTTACTCGTTGCTTCAAGAATACCTTACATCTAAGAGAGTAACTGGCTACAGCGAGTACAAAGAAAAACTTCCATTCATGATTCCCAAAGCTGGAAAGCAAATTCCCTTTGACAAATCAACATCTATCCCCTGGCAGTTCATTGTGGCTTCCTTCGTTGTGAAGCTGGTAATTCTTTTCATCTTGCCTTCTAAAGTGAAGAACACAAAAGTCTTGCGAGATAGAAGGCCATTTGTAATCGCATTGGCGCACCAAACGCATTTTGACGGCCCCTTGATTTTCTACTCCACGTGGCGTTACATTAGATTCGTCGCCACTGCAATCTATGTCGACAGATTGGGCTTGCTGGGTTGGCTGGCAGTAATTCCGGTAAGGCGATACGCCGTCGATACGTCTGCAATTCGACAGATGCTTTCCACCATAAGACAGGGAGTCCCTCTCGGAATTGCACCGGAGGCGGCAAGATCGTGGGATGGGAGGCCTCTTCATACAAAAAAGGAGATATGGAAACTCTTCAGGATGTTGAAAATACCCATAATCCCTGTGAAGTTCTTCGGAGTTCAGCGGCTTTGGCCAAGATGGTCGAAAACATTCTCTATTGGTACTTCGACTGTTGAATTTGGAAACCCCATTGAAGCAGATGATCCTCAACTTGAAGAGAAGGTCATGAACTTCTTGGGCAAAGAAGATCCCACCTTCAA
Proteins encoded in this region:
- a CDS encoding HAMP domain-containing sensor histidine kinase, which translates into the protein MSDKQKLSTATQVAIYSVVLVVFILCVSALFVYGVSENVFIRNYSAEMRRIFMDSPMGKGYRFGMGRMSIGRGTTEFYVRVDNTVVQNPTELASVPDVDGYVRTRLEGSSYLLYGFWNGDEKVILGARMDDLDFFLESLSTTLLLSLFVGIVLSVIGGFLLGSRVSKPLKETSRLLKEITLDDLSRRLESDPKTSELAEMKEDLNRALDRIQDGYSRQEQFSSDIAHEIRSPLTAILGFSRLIQRWGSQDPEVVKEAADSIYDTAAKMMTITESLLFLSRPSMEIQVTSFNLRELIHELILGTPSFQSVELKVDVPNIEVETDKVLLKIVLKVLVENAVKFGGDHPIEITFSDGALNVRDYGKGINEDELDKVFDRFYRSDTSRGGEGHGLGLSIASKICKVLRLSINAENCKDGGAVFRVEGLR
- a CDS encoding 1-acyl-sn-glycerol-3-phosphate acyltransferase, with the translated sequence MKLIMSAIELVIMWIVIPILLFGGAPFSSPVAITVIASVIIAGSLLLSVYSALVVFYWSGRLPTTSFGPETTVQSGPYRFVRHPFNAGFILFLFGMGFLCGDYWRVLYVSVIGALAVIYSLLQEYLTSKRVTGYSEYKEKLPFMIPKAGKQIPFDKSTSIPWQFIVASFVVKLVILFILPSKVKNTKVLRDRRPFVIALAHQTHFDGPLIFYSTWRYIRFVATAIYVDRLGLLGWLAVIPVRRYAVDTSAIRQMLSTIRQGVPLGIAPEAARSWDGRPLHTKKEIWKLFRMLKIPIIPVKFFGVQRLWPRWSKTFSIGTSTVEFGNPIEADDPQLEEKVMNFLGKEDPTFKLPYRNYKHIEKLIWRCPSCGAIASIKSFRSGFSCSSCGKSWTKPTVNEVIQLHDKIMPGNMGLSFPIEDEVVFNGKSVKAKMYEDHAIIGDYRLDYNVIKNSSIEKSIEPVFGIGSEMVSFVSTTSALKWQEIVDFQIKFRLKRENYHTDLWG